One window of Microtus pennsylvanicus isolate mMicPen1 chromosome X, mMicPen1.hap1, whole genome shotgun sequence genomic DNA carries:
- the Med12 gene encoding mediator of RNA polymerase II transcription subunit 12 isoform X7, translating to MAAFGILSYEHRPLKRLRLGPPDVYPQDPKQKEDELTALNVKQGFNNQPAVSGDEHGSAKNVNFNPAKISSNFSSIIAEKLRCNTFSDTSRKKSLMNQKDNFWLVTARSQSAINTWFTDLAGTKPLTNLAKKVPIFSKKEEVFGYLAKYTVPVMRAAWLIKMTCAYYAAMSETKVKKKNTADPFTEWTQIITKYLWEQLQKMAEYYRPGPAGSGGCGSTIGPLPHDVEVAIRQWDYNEKLAMFMFQDGMLDRHEFLTWVLECFEKIRPGEDELLKLLLPLLLRYSGEFVQSAYLSRRLAYFCTRRLALQLDGMSSHSSHVISAQSTSSLPTTPAPQPPTSSTPTTPFSDLLMCPQHRPLVFGLSCILQTILLCCPSALVWHYSLTDSRIKTGSPLDHLPIAPSNLPMPEGNSAFTQQVRAKLREIEQQIKERGQAVEVRWSFDKCQEATAGFTIGRVLHTLEVLDSHSFERSDFSNSLDSLCNRIFGLGPSKDGHEISSDDDAVVSLLCEWAVSCKRSGRHRAMVVAKLLEKRQAEIEAERCGESEAADEKGSIASGSLSAPSAPIFQDVLLQFLDTQAPMLTDPRSESERVEFFNLVLLFCELIRHDVFSHNMYTCTLISRGDLAFGAPGPRPPSPFDDPADDPERKETEGSSSSKLEDPGLSESMDIDPSSSVLFEDMEKPDFSLFSPTMPCEGKGSPSPEKPDVEKEVKPPPKEKIEGTLGVLYDQPRHVQYATHFPIPQEESCSHECNQRLVVLFGVGKQRDDARHAIKKITKDILKVLNRKGTAETDQLAPIVPLNPGDLTFLGGEDGQKRRRNRPEAFPTAEDIFAKFQHLSHYDQHQVTAQVSRNVLEQITSFALGMSYHLPLVQHVQFIFDLMEYSLSISGLIDFAIQLLNELSVVEAELLLKSSDLVGSYTTSLCLCIVAVLRHYHACLILNQDQMAQVFEGLCGVVKHGMNRSDGSSAERCILAYLYDLYTSCSHLKSKFGELFSDFCSKVKNTIYCNVEPSESNMRWAPEFMIDTLENPAAHTFTYTGLGKSLSENPANRYSFVCNALMHVCVGHHDPDRVNDIAILCAELTGYCKSLSAEWLGVLKALCCSSNNGTCGFNDLLCNVDVSDLSFHDSLATFVAILIARQCLLLEDLIRCAAIPSLLNAACSEQDSEPGARLTCRILLHLFKTPQLNPCQSDGNKPTVGIRSSCDRHLLAASQNRIVDGAVFAVLKAVFVLGDAELKGSGFTVTGGTEELPEEEGGGGNGGRRQGGRNISVETASLDVYAKYVLRSICQQEWVGERCLKSLCEDSNDLQDPVLSSAQAQRLMQLICYPHRLLDNEDGENPQRQRIKRILKNLDQWTMRQSSLELQLMIKQTPNNEMNSLLENIAKATIEVFQQSAETGSSSGSTASNMPSSSKTKPVLSSLERSGVWLVAPLIAKLPTSVQGHVLKAAGEELEKGQHLGSSSRKERDRQKQKSMSLLSQQPFLSLVLTCLKGQDEQREGLLASLHSQVHQIVINWRENQYLDDCKPKQLMHEALKLRLNLVGGMFDTVQRSTQQTTEWAQLLLEIIISGTVDMQSNNELFTTVLDMLSVLINGTLAADMSSISQGSMEENKRAYMNLVKKLQKDLGERQSDSLEKVHQLLPLPKQNRDVIACEPQGSLIDTKGNKIAGFDSIFKKEGLQVSTKHKISPWDLFEGLKPSTASLSWAWFGTVRVDRRVARGEEQQRLLLYHTHLRPRPRAYYLEPLPLPPEDEEPPAPALLEPEKKAPEPPKTDKPGAAPPSTEERKKKSTKGKKRSQPATKTEDYGMGPGRSGPYGVTVPPDLLHHANPGSISHLNYRQNSLGLYTQNQPLPAGGPRVDPYRPVRLPMQKLPTRPPYPGVLSTPGITAVMGLEPTSYKTSVYRQQQPTVPQGQRLRQQLQQSQGMLGQSSVHQMTPSSSYGLQTSQGYTSYVSHVGLQQHTGPAGTMVPPSYSSQPYQSTHPSTNPTLVDPTRHLQQRPSGYVHQQAPTYGHGLTSTQRFSHQTLQQTPMMGTMTPLSAQGVQAGVRSTSILPEQQQQQQQQQQQQQQQQQQQQQQQQQQQQYHIRQQQQQQQQQQILRQQQQQQQQQQQQQQQQQQQPQQPQQPQQPQQPQQPHQQQQTAPPQPQPQSQPQFQRQGLQQTQQQQQTAALVRQLQQQLSNTQPQPSTNIFGRY from the exons ATGGCGGCTTTCGGGATCTTGAGCTACGAGCACCGACCCCTGAAGCGGCTGCGGTTGGGGCCTCCCGATGTGTACCCTCAAGATCCCAAACAGAAAGAG GATGAACTGACGGCTTTGAATGTAAAACAAGGTTTCAATAACCAGCCTGCTGTCTCTGGGGATGAACATGGCAGTGCCAAGAACGTCAACTTCAATCCTGCCAAG atcaGTTCCAACTTCAGCAGCATTATTGCCGAGAAGTTACGCTGCAATACTTTCTCTGACACCAGTCGCAAGAAGTCCCTCATGAACCAGAAGGACAacttctggctggtgactgcacgATCTCAGAGTGCTATTAACACCTGGTTCACCGACCTGGCTGGCACCAAACCACTCACAAACCTAGCTAAAAAG GTCCCCATTTTCAGTAAAAAGGAAGAAGTGTTTGGATACTTAGCCAAATACACAGTGCCTGTGATGCGGGCTGCTTGGCTCATTAAGATGACCTGTGCCTATTATGCAGCAATGTCTGAGACTAAGGTTAAGAAGAAAAATACTGCTGACCCTTTCACGG AATGGACTCAAATCATTACAAAGTACTTATGGGAACAGCTACAGAAGATGGCTGAATACTATCGGCCAGGGCCTGCAGGAAGTGGAGGCTGTGGTTCTACTATAGGACCCTTGCCCCATGATGTAGAGGTGGCAATCAGGCAGTGGGACTACAATGAGAAGCTCGCCATGTTCATGTTTCAG GATGGAATGCTGGACAGACATGAGTTCCTGACTTGGGTGCTTGAGTGTTTTGAGAAAATACGCCCTGGAGAGGACGAATTGCTTAAATTGCTGCTTCCTCTACTGCTTCGA TACTCAGGGGAATTTGTCCAGTCTGCCTATCTGTCCCGCCGCCTTGCCTACTTCTGTACCCGGAGACTGGCTCTACAGCTGGATGGCATGAGCAGTCACTCATCTCATGTTATATCTGCTCAGTCAACAAGCTCTCTGCCCACCACTCCTGCACCTCAGCCCCCAACTAGCAGTACACCCACGACTCCCTTTAGTGACCTGCTTATGTGTCCTCAGCACCGGCCCCTGGTTTTTGGCCTCAGCTGTATCCTTCAG ACCATCCTCCTGTGTTGTCCCAGTGCTCTAGTTTGGCACTACTCATTGACTGATAGTCGAATTAAGACTGGCTCTCCACTTGACCACCTGCCCATTGCTCCCTCCAACTTGCCCATGCCAGAGGGTAATAGTGCCTTCACTCAGCAG GTGCGTGCAAAATTGCGAGAGATTGAACAGCAGATCAAGGAGCGAGGACAAGCAGTTGAGGTTCGCTGGTCTTTTGATAAGTGCCAGGAAGCTACTGCAG GTTTCACCATTGGACGGGTGCTCCACACTTTAGAAGTACTAGACAGCCATAGTTTTGAGCGCTCTGACTTTAGTAATTCTCTTGACTCCCTTTGTAATCGAATTTTTGGACTGGGGCCTAGTAAGGATGGTCATGAG ATTTCCTCAGATGATGATGCTGTGGTATCATTATTATGTGAATGGGCTGTGAGCTGCAAACGCTCTGGTCGGCATCGTGCTATGGTAGTAGCCAAGCTCCTGGAGAAGAGACAAGCCGAAATTGAGGCTGAG CGTTGCGGAGAATCTGAAGCAGctgatgagaagggttccatcgccTCTGGTTCCCTTTCTGCTCCTAGTGCACCCATATTCCAGGATGTCCTCCTGCAGTTTCTGGATACACAGGCTCCCATGCTGA CTGATCCCCGCAGTGAGAGTGAACGAGTGGAATTCTTTAACTTAGTACTGCTTTTCTGTGAACTGATCCGACACGATGTTTTCTCCCACAACATGTACACCTGCACTCTCATCTCTCGGGGGGACCTTGCATTTGGAGCCCCTGGTCCTCGGCCTCCTTCTCCCTTTGATGATCCTGCAGATGACCCAGAGCGCAAGGAAACTGAAGGCAGCAGCAGTAGCAAGCTAGAG GATCCAGGGCTCTCTGAATCTATGGACATCGACCCTAGTTCCAGTGTGCTCTTTGAAGACATGGAGAAACCCGATTTCTCA TTGTTCTCTCCTACTATGCCTTGTGAGGGGAAGGGAAGTCCATCCCCTGAGAAACCAGATGTCGAAAAGGAAGTGAAGCCCCCACCCAAAGAGAAGATCGAGGGGACACTTGGGGTTCTTTATGACCAGCCACGACATGTGCAGTATGCCACACATTTTCCAATCCCACAG GAGGAGTCATGCAGCCATGAGTGCAACCAGCGGTTGGTCGTACTGTTTGGGGTGGGGAAGCAGCGAGATGATGCCCGCCATGCCATCAAGAAGATTACCAAGGATATCCTGAAGGTTCTGAACCGCAAGGGGACAGCAGAAACTG ACCAGCTTGCTCCTATTGTGCCTCTGAATCCTGGAGACCTGACATTCTTAG GTGGGGAAGATGGGCAGAAGCGCCGCCGCAACCGGCCAGAAGCCTTCCCCACTGCTGAAGATATTTTTGCTAAGTTCCAGCACCTTTCTCATTATGACCAACATCAGGTCACGGCTCAG GTCTCCCGGAATGTTCTGGAGCAGATCACGAGCTTTGCCCTTGGCATGTCGTACCACTTGCCTCTGGTGCAGCATGTGCAGTTCATCTTCGACCTCATGGAATATTCTCTGAGCATCAGTGGCCTCATCGACTTTGCCATTCAG CTGCTGAATGAGCTGAGCGTGGTTGAGGCCGAGCTCCTCCTCAAATCCTCTGATCTGGTGGGTAGCTACACAACCAGCCTATGCTTATGTATCGTGGCTGTCCTTCGACACTATCACGCCTGCCTCATCCTCAACCAGGACCAGATGGCACAAGTCTTTGAGGG GCTCTGTGGCGTGGTGAAGCATGGAATGAACCGCTCAGATGGCTCCTCTGCAGAGCGCTGTATCCTTGCTTATCTCTATGATCTGTATACTTCCTGTAGCCATTTAAAGAGCAAATTTGGGGAGCTCTTCAG TGACTTTTGCTCAAAAGTGAAGAACACCATCTACTGCAATGTGGAGCCATCAGAATCCAATATGCGCTGGGCACCGGAGTTCATGATTGACACTCTGGAGAACCCTGCTGCTCACACTTTCACCTACACGGGGCTAGGCAAGAGTCTGAGCGAGAACCCTGCTAACCGCTACAGCTTTGTCTGCAATGCTCTCATGCACGTCTGTGTGGGGCATCATGATCCTGATAG GGTAAATGACATCGCAATCCTGTGCGCGGAGCTGACCGGCTATTGCAAGTCACTGAGTGCAGAGTGGCTAGGAGTACTTAAGGCTCTGTGCTGCTCTTCTAACAATGGCACTTGTGGTTTCAACGATCTCCTGTGCAATGTAGAT GTCAGTGACTTGTCTTTTCACGATTCCCTGGCTACTTTTGTTGCCATCCTCATCGCCCGACAGTGTTTGCTCCTGGAAGACCTGATTCGCTGTGCTGCTATCCCTTCACTCCTGAATGCTG CTTGTAGCGAACAGGATTCTGAGCCAGGGGCCCGGCTTACTTGCCGCATCCTCCTCCACCTGTTCAAGACACCACAGCTCAATCcttgccaatctgatggaa ACAAACCTACTGTTGGAATCCGGTCCTCCTGTGACCGCCACCTGCTGGCTGCCTCCCAGAACCGCATCGTGGATGGAGCTGTGTTTGCTGTTCTCAAGGCTGTGTTTGTACTCG GGGATGCGGAGCTGAAAGGTTCAGGCTTCACGGTGACAGGAGGAACAGAAGAACTtccagaagaggagggaggaggtggtaATGGTGGTAGGAGGCAGGGTGGCCGCAACATCTCTGTGGAGACAGCAAGTCTGGATGTCTATGCCAAGTACGTGCTGCGAAGCATCTGCCAACAG GAATGGGTAGGAGAACGCTGCCTTAAGTCACTGTGTGAGGACAGCAATGATCTACAAGACCCAGTGTTGAGTAGTGCCCAGGCCCAACGCCTCATGCAGCTCATCTGTTACCCACATCGACTGCTGGACAATGAAGATGGAGAAAACCCCCAGCGGCAGCGCATTAAGCGTATTCTCAAG AACTTGGACCAGTGGACCATGCGCCAGTCCTCCTTGGAGCTACAGCTGATGATCAAGCAGACCCCCAACAAT GAGATGAACTCCCTCTTGGAGAACATTGCCAAGGCCACAATTGAGGTTTTCCAACAGTCAGCAGAGACAGGGTCATCTTCTGGAAGTACAGCAAGCAACATGCCCAGCAGTAGCAAGACCAAACCTGTGCTCAG CTCTCTAGAGCGTTCTGGTGTGTGGCTGGTAGCTCCTCTCATTGCCAAACTGCCCACCTCAGTTCAGGGCCACGTACTGAAAGCTGCTGGGGAGGAATTGGAGAAGGGTCAGCACTTGGGTTCCTCTTCCCGAAAAGAACGAGACCGACAAAAACAGAAGAG CATGTCCCTGTTGAGCCAGCAGCCTTTCCTATCACTGGTGCTGACGTGTCTGAAAGGACAGGATGAGCAGCGTGAGGGACTCCTTGCCTCCCTCCACAGCCAGGTGCACCAG ATTGTGATTAATTGGCGAGAAAACCAGTACTTAGATGATTGCAAACCAAAGCAGCTAATGCATGAGGCCCTCAAACTGCGGCTCAACCTG GTGGGAGGCATGTTTGACACAGTGCAGCGTAGCACCCAGCAGACTACAGAGTGGGCTCAGCTCCTCCTGGAGATCATCATCAGCGGCACTGTGGACATGCAGTCTAACAA TGAGCTTTTTACTACTGTGTTGGACATGTTAAGTGTGCTTATCAATGGAACATTGGCTGCAGACATGTCTAGCATCTCGCAGGGCAGCATGGAGGAAAACAAACGTGCATATATGAACTTGGTGAAGAAGCTTCAG AAGGACTTGGGAGAACGCCAATCCGACAGTCTGGAAAAGGTTCACCAACTGTTGCCACTACCCAAGCAGAACCGAGATGTCATTGCCTGTGAGCCACAGGGCTCCCTTATTGACACCAAGGGCAACAAGATTGCTGGCTTCGATTCCATCTTCAAGAAGGAG GGTCTACAAGTTTCTACCAAACATAAGATCTCTCCCTGGGATCTTTTCGAGGGCTTGAAGCCGTCCACAGCGTCGCTCTCCTGGGCCTGGTTTGGCACAGTCCGAGTGGACCGCAGAGTGGCGCGAGGGGAGGAGCAGCAACGGTTGCTCCTCTACCACACACACCTGAGACCTCGGCCTAGAGCCTACTACTTGGAACCACTGCCACTGCCCCCAGAAGATGAGGAGCCACCAGCCCCTGCCCTACTAGAGCCTGAGAAAAAGGCTCCTGAGCCCCCCAAGACTGACAAACCAGGAGCTGCTCCTCCCAGCACCGAGGAGCGCAAGAAGAAATCCACCAAGGGCAAAAAacgcagccagccagccaccaagACTGAG GACTATGGCATGGGCCCAGGTAGGAGTGGCCCCTATGGTGTAACAGTGCCTCCAGACCTTCTGCACCATGCAAATCCTGGTTCCATATCCCACCTTAACTACAGGCAGAACTCCCTAGGCCTGTATACCCAGAATCAACCGCTACCTGCTG GTGGCCCTCGTGTGGACCCATACCGTCCTGTGCGATTACCAATGCAAAAACTGCCAACTCGACCACCTTATCCCGGTGTGCTATCCACACCGGGTATAACTGCTGTCATGGGCCTAGAACCCACATCTTATAAGACCTCTGTGTACCGGCAGCAGCAACCCACAGTGCCCCAGGGACAGCGCCTTCGCCAACAGCTCCAG CAGAGTCAGGGGATGTTGGGACAGTCATCTGTCCATCAGATGACTCCTAGTTCTTCCTATGGTTTGCAGACTTCCCAG GGCTATACTTCTTATGTTTCTCATGTGGGACTGCAGCAACACACAGGCCCTGCAGGTACCATGGTGCCCCCCAGCTACTCCAGCCAGCCTTATCAGAGCACCCACCCTTCTACCAATCCTACTCTTGTAGATCCTACCCGCCACCTGCAACAGCGGCCCAGTGGCTATGTGCATCAGCAGGCCCCAACCTATGGGCATGGACTGACTTCCACTCAAAG GTTTTCACACCAGACACTGCAGCAGACACCCATGATGGGTACTATGACTCCATTGAGTGCCCAGGGTGTCCAGGCAGGCGTCCGTTCAACTTCCATCCTGCctgagcagcaacagcagcagcagcagcaacaacaacaacagcaacagcagcagcagcaacagcagcagcagcaacagcagcagcagcagtatcacatccggcagcagcagcagcagcagcagcagcagcagatccTACGG caacagcagcaacagcagcagcagcaacaacaacagcagcagcaacagcagcaacagccacagcagcctcagcagccgcagcagccgcagcagccacagcagccacaccagcagcagcagacagctcctccccaaccccagccccagtCCCAGCCCCAG TTCCAGCGCCAGGGGCTTCAGCAgacccagcagcagcaacagacaGCAGCTTTGGTCCGGCAGCTTCAACAACAACTCTCCA ATACCCAGCCACAACCCAGTACCAACATATTTGGACGCTACTGA